Below is a genomic region from Rhodospirillum centenum SW.
CGGATCGACCGCGTGACCTCGCTGTACATCATCCCTCCCCGGCCTTCCCAGGCCCTGCCCGGCTTGCTCCGCGCCGCCCGTCGCAGCGATGCCGGACCCCCGCCCGGCGCGCAACGGCCCTGCGGTAAATTGGGTCTTGCGCGGGGGTCGGCAGCAGGTCATATAGGCCGCACGGCATAACTGCTGAAGAGCCGCGCCATGCTGCGCCCCGCCTCACTCCGACGACGACCGGACGGTCGCCCGCTCAGCGGGCGGACGGACCGCACGCCCGGGTGCTGACGGCGCAGAACGCGCGACGGGAGCCCGGGACCAGGTGCCCTGCACCATTTGCCGATACCGGGATCTCCCCCTCCGATGATGATCGCCCCCGAGCAGCCGCAGCACGCCGCCGGCATCGAATCCCTCCTGGACGACGCCTTCGGCGCCAAGCGTCACGCCAAGACCGTGTACCGCCTGCGCGCCGGGATCGGGCCGGTTCCCGGCCTCAGCTTCGTCGCCACGGATGAGGACGGCCGGCTGGTCGGCACCATCCGCTACTGGCCGGTGCTGATCGGCACCTCCACCCCCGCCATCCTGCTGGGTCCCATCGCCATCCATGCCGACTGGCGCAGCAAGGGGCTGGGCGGCACGCTGATCCGCTACAGCCTGGACCGGGCGGCGGAGCAGGGCCACCGCATCGTGCTGCTGGTGGGCGACGCGCCCTACTATGTCCGCTTCGGCTTCACGCGGGAGAACACGCTGGGCCTGTCGCTGCCGGGGCCGGTGGATCTCGACCGCTTCCTGGGGCTGGAACTGGTGCCCGGCGCCCTGGACGGCGTGGTCGGCCTGGTCGGCCGGGCCGACGGCAGCAGCGCCCCGGCGGAGGAGACGGACGACTCCGCAGCCGAGGAGGCCACCGGCACGCTTGCCGACGACGGCGCCGGCCCGTCTCCCGTGGCGCCCCTGCCCGTGGCGCCCCTGCCCGTGCCGCCGCTCCCAGCCACGCTGCTGCCCACGGTGCTGCCGCCGTCCGACCACGGCCCCTCCGCCTCCCCCCACCGGCCCCGCCGCTCCGCCCGCCGGTGAGCCTGCCGCTGAGCCTGCCGCTGAGCGGTCGGCGGATGCGGCACCGGACGACACCCCACGCGGGTGCTTGAACCGGCCGCCGGAAGGCCCTATAAGGACGGAGCGGCGCGGGTGTAG
It encodes:
- a CDS encoding GNAT family N-acetyltransferase, producing MMIAPEQPQHAAGIESLLDDAFGAKRHAKTVYRLRAGIGPVPGLSFVATDEDGRLVGTIRYWPVLIGTSTPAILLGPIAIHADWRSKGLGGTLIRYSLDRAAEQGHRIVLLVGDAPYYVRFGFTRENTLGLSLPGPVDLDRFLGLELVPGALDGVVGLVGRADGSSAPAEETDDSAAEEATGTLADDGAGPSPVAPLPVAPLPVPPLPATLLPTVLPPSDHGPSASPHRPRRSARR